A genome region from Erigeron canadensis isolate Cc75 chromosome 3, C_canadensis_v1, whole genome shotgun sequence includes the following:
- the LOC122593041 gene encoding eukaryotic peptide chain release factor subunit 1-3-like, whose amino-acid sequence MSEDQETDKNVEIWEIKKHIKALEAARGNGTSMISLIMPPRDQISRVNKMLGDEFGTASNIKSRVNRQSVLGAITSAQQRLKLYSKVPPNGLVLYTGTIVTDEGKEEKVTIDFEPFKPINASLYLCDNKFHTEALNELLESDAKFGFIIMDGNGTLFGTLSGNTKEVLHKFTVIPKKHGRGGQSALRFARLRMEKRHNYVRKMAELATQFFINPATSQPNVSGLILAGSADFKTELSQSDMFDPRLQARILNVVDVSYGGENGFNQAIELSAEILANVKFIQEKRLIGNYFEEISQDTGKYVFGVDDTLKALEMGAVEILIVWENLDINRYMLKNTTTGEIVIKHLNKDQEADQSNFRDADTNVELEVQKLSLLKWFANEYKKFGCMLEFVTNKSQEGSQFCRGFGGIGGILRYQLDIRSFDELSDDEEAYESD is encoded by the coding sequence ATGTCGGAGGATCAAGAAACGGATAAGAACGTTGAGATTTGGGAGATCAAGAAGCATATAAAGGCACTGGAAGCTGCTAGAGGTAACGGCACCAGCATGATTTCCCTTATCATGCCTCCACGTGATCAAATTTCTCGAGTCAACAAGATGCTCGGTGATGAGTTTGGAACTGCTTCTAATATCAAGAGCAGGGTGAACCGTCAATCTGTTTTAGGTGCCATTACATCTGCCCAACAGAGACTTAAACTATACAGCAAGGTCCCTCCCAATGGACTCGTGCTTTACACTGGAACCATAGTTACAGATGAGGGAAAAGAGGAAAAAGTTACAATTGACTTTGAGCCATTCAAGCCTATTAATGCTTCCCTTTATCTATGTGACAACAAGTTCCATACAGAAGCTCTGAATGAGCTATTGGAGTCTGATGCCAAATTTGGGTTCATCATCATGGATGGTAATGGGACCCTTTTTGGCACGTTAAGTGGAAATACAAAGGAAGTGCTGCACAAATTTACAGTCATACCAAAAAAGCACGGGCGAGGAGGTCAATCAGCACTTCGGTTTGCACGTCTTCGAATGGAAAAACGTCACAACTATGTGAGAAAAATGGCTGAGCTTGCGACACAGTTTTTCATTAATCCTGCTACCAGTCAGCCTAATGTTTCTGGACTTATACTTGCGGGGTCTGCTGATTTTAAGACTGAGTTGAGCCAGTCTGATATGTTTGATCCTCGTCTGCAAGCTAGAATTTTGAATGTTGTTGATGTCTCTTATGGAGGTGAAAATGGCTTCAATCAGGCCATCGAACTGTCAGCAGAAATTCTTGCTAATGTGAAGTTCATTCAAGAGAAGCGTTTGATTGGAAATTATTTTGAAGAGATTAGTCAAGATACTGGAAAGTATGTATTTGGTGTGGATGATACACTGAAAGCCTTAGAGATGGGTGCTGTTGAAATTCTCATTGTGTGGGAGAATCTGGATATAAACCGTTACATGCTTAAGAATACCACGACAGGTGAAATTGTAATAAAGCATTTGAACAAGGACCAAGAGGCTGATCAGAGCAACTTCAGAGATGCAGACACCAATGTCGAGCTAGAAGTTCAGAAGTTGTCATTGCTCAAGTGGTTTGCTAATGAATACAAAAAATTTGGATGCATGCTCGAGTTTGTGACAAACAAATCTCAAGAAGGTTCTCAATTTTGTAGGGGGTTTGGTGGTATAGGTGGCATACTTAGGTACCAGCTTGACATTCGGTCTTTTGATGAActttctgatgatgaagaagcatATGAATCAGATTAG